One Capricornis sumatraensis isolate serow.1 chromosome 8, serow.2, whole genome shotgun sequence genomic region harbors:
- the PLCB3 gene encoding 1-phosphatidylinositol 4,5-bisphosphate phosphodiesterase beta-3 isoform X1 — MAGARPGVHALQLEPPTVVETLRRGSKFIKWDEEASSRNLVTLRVDSNGFFLYWTGPNMEVDTLDISSIRDTRTGRYARLPKDPKIREVLGFGGPDARLEEKLMTVVAGPDPVNTTFLNFMAVQDDTAKVWSEELFKLAMNILAQNASRNTFLRKAYTKLKLQVNQDGRIPVKNILKMFSADKKRVETALESCGLNFNRSESIRPDEFSLEIFERFLNKLCLRPDIDKILLEIGAKGKPYLTLEQLMDFINQKQRDPRLNEVLYPPLRPSQARLLIEKYEPNKQFLERDQMSMEGFSRYLGGEENGILPLEALDLSADMTQPLSAYFINSSHNTYLTAGQLAGTSSVEMYRQALLWGCRCVELDVWKGRPPEEEPFITHGFTMTTEVPLRDVLEAIAETAFKTSPYPVILSFENHVDSAKQQAKMAEYCRSIFGDALLIDPLDKYPLAPGVPLPSPQDLMGRILVKNKKRHRLGSGVPDSSVRKRPLEQSNSALSESSATTEPSSPQLGSPSSDSCPGLSNGEEAGLEKPSLEPRKSLGEEGLQRGPDALGPAYREDEEEDEEEEEQTDPKKPTTDEGTASSEVNATEEMSTLVNYIEPVKFKSFEAARKRNKCFEMSSFVETKAMEQLTKSPMEFVEYNKQQLSRIYPKGTRVDSSNYMPQLFWNVGCQLVALNFQTLDVPMQLNAGVFEYNGRSGYLLKPEFMRRPDKSFDPFTEVIVDGIVANAVRVKVISGQFLSDRKVGIYVEVDMFGLPVDTRRKYRTRTSQGNSFNPVWDEEPFDFPKVVLPTLASLRIAAFEEGGKFVGHRILPVSAIRSGYHYICLRNEANQPLCLPALLIYTEASDYIPDDHQDYAEALINPIKHVSLMDQRAKQLAALIGESEAQSGPETSQETQTQQLGYQLNPHPTPSPLDASPRRPPGPATSPTSSSISSSISSPGQRDDLIASILSEVAPAPLDELRGHKALVKLRSRQERDFRELYKKHQRKAVALTRRLLDNLAQARAGSRCRQRPGVLSGEDERAEEEEVSRYQEFQKKQVQSLLELREAQVDTEAERRLEHLQQAQLKLREVVLDAHMTQLKKLKEINEREKKELQKILDRKRHNSISEAKTREKHKKEAELTEINRRHITESVNSIRRLEEAQKQRQERLVAGQQQVLQQLAEEEPKLLAQLVQECQEQRERLPQEIRWSLLGETPEGLGDGHLVACASNGHAPGSSGHLPGTDSESQEETTKL, encoded by the exons ATGGCGGGCGCCAGGCCCGGCGTCCACGCGCTGCAGCTGGAGCCGCCCACCGTCGTGGAGACCCTGCGGCGCGGGAGTAAGTTCATCAAATGGGACGAG GAGGCCTCCAGTCGGAACCTGGTAACCCTGCGTGTGGACTCCAATGGCTTCTTCCTGTATTGGACGGGACCCAACATG GAGGTAGACACACTTGACATCAGTTCCATCAGGGACACCAGGACGGGCCGTTATGCCCGCCTGCCCAAG GACCCCAAGATCCGGGAGGTGTTGGGCTTCGGGGGCCCTGATGCCCGGTTGGAGGAGAAGCTGATGACAGTGGTGGCTGGGCCAGACCCGGTGAATACAACATTCTTGAACTTCATGGCTGTGCAGGACGATACAGCCAAG GTCTGGTCGGAGGAGCTCTTCAAGTTGGCTATGAACATCCTGGCTCAGAACGCCTCCCGGAACACCTTCTTGCGCAAAGC ATACACGAAGCTGAAGCTGCAGGTAAACCAGGATGGACGGATTCCAGTCAAGAA CATCCTGAAGATGTTCTCAGCAGACAAGAAGCGGGTAGAAACTGCACTGGAATCCTGTGGCCTCAATTTCAACCGA AGCGAGTCCATCCGGCCTGACGAGTTTTCCTTGGAAATCTTCGAGCGGTTCCTGAACAAGCTGTGTCTGCGGCCGGACATTGACAAGATCCTGCTAGAGAT AGGCGCCAAGGGCAAACCTTACCTGACACTGGAGCAGCTCATGGATTTCATCAACCAGAAGCAGCGGGACCCGCGGCTCAACGAAGTGCTGTACCCGCCTCTGCGGCCCTCCCAGGCCCGGCTGCTCATCGAGAAGTATGAGCCCAACAAGCAGTTCCTGGAGCGAG aCCAGATGTCCATGGAGGGCTTCAGCCGCTACCTGGGAGGTGAGGAGAACGGCATTCTGCCGCTTGAGGCCTTGGATCTGAGTGCAGACATGACCCAGCCGCTCAGTGCCTACTTCATCAATTCCTCGCATAACACCTATCTCACAG CGGGACAGCTGGCCGGAACCTCGTCGGTGGAGATGTACCGGCAGGCGCTGTTGTGGGGCTGCCGCTGCGTGGAGCTGGATGTGTGGAAGGGGCGGCCGCCCGAGGAGGAGCCGTTCATCACGCACGGCTTCACCATGACCACGGAGGTGCCGCTGAGAGACGTGCTCGAGGCCATCGCGGAGACCGCCTTCAAGACCTCGCCCTACCCCGTCATCCTCTCCTTTGAGAACCACGTGGACTC GGCGAAACAGCAGGCCAAGATGGCCGAGTACTGCCGCTCCATCTTTGGGGATGCTCTGCTCATCGACCCCCTGGACAAGTACCCG CTGGCCCCGGGCgtccccctgcccagcccccaggaCCTGATGGGCCGAATCCTGGTGAAGAACAAGAAGCGGCACCGACTCGGCAGCGGCGTCCCTGACAGCTCCGTGCGCAAGCGGCCGCTGgagcagagcaactcagccctGAGCGAGAGCTCCGCCACCACCGAGCCCTCTTCGCCCCAGCTTG GGTCCCCCAGCTCTGACAGCTGCCCAGGCCTGAGCAATGGGGAGGAGGCGGGCCTCGAGAAGCCCAGCCTGGAGCCTCGGAAGTCTCTGGGGGAGGAGGGTTTGCAGCGGGGCCCTGATGCTCTTGGACCTGCCTACCgggaggatgaggaggaggacGAGGAAGAGGAGGAACAGACGGACCCCAAAAAGCCGACCACGGATGAG GGCACCGCCAGCAGTGAGGTCAACGCCACTGAGGAAATGTCCACACTCGTCAACTACATTGAGCCTGTCAAGTTCAAGTCCTTCGAGGCTGCTCGAA AGAGGAACAAGTGCTTCGAGATGTCATCCTTCGTGGAGACCAAGGCCATGGAGCAACTGACCAAGAGCCCCATGGAGTTCGTGGA ATACAACAAGCAGCAGCTCAGCCGCATCTACCCCAAGGGCACCCGCGTGGACTCGTCCAACTACATGCCCCAGCTCTTCTGGAACGTGGGCTGCCAGCTCGTTGCACTCAACTTCCAGACCCTGG atgTGCCGATGCAGCTCAACGCCGGTGTGTTTGAGTACAACGGGCGCAGTGGCTACCTACTCAAGCCTGAGTTCATGCGGCGGCCGGACAAGTCCTTTGACCCCTTCACCGAAGTCATCGTGGACGGCATCGTGGCCAATGCCGTGCGGGTCAAG GTGATCTCGGGGCAGTTCCTGTCCGACAGGAAGGTGGGCATCTACGTGGAGGTGGACATGTTCGGGCTCCCCGTTGACACACGGCGCAAGTACCGCACACGGACCTCACAGGGGAACTCGTTCAACCCCGTGTGGGATGAGGAGCCATTCGACTTCCCCAAG GTGGTGCTGCCCACGCTGGCTTCGCTGCGCATCGCGGCCTTTGAGGAGGGGGGCAAGTTCGTGGGGCACCGGATCCTGCCTGTCTCCGCCATCCGCTCAG GGTACCATTACATCTGCCTGCGGAACGAGGCCAACCAGCCACTGTGCCTGCCAGCCCTGCTCATCTACACCGAGGCCTCCGACTACATCCCCGATGACCACCAGG acTATGCAGAGGCCCTGATCAACCCCATCAAGCATGTCAGCCTGATGGACCAGAGGGCCAAGCAGCTGGCTGCCCTCATTGGGGAGAGTGAG GCTCAGTCTGGCCCGGAGACAAGCCAGGAGACCCAGACTCAGCAGCTGGGGTACCAACTGAACCCACACCCCACGCCCAGCCCACTGGATGCCTCCCCGCGCCGGCCCCCAGGCCCCGCCACCTCCCCGACCAGCTCCTCCATCAGCTCCTCCATCAGCAGCCCAG GTCAGCGCGATGATCTCATCGCCAGCATCCTCTCAG AGGTGGCCCCGGCCCCGCTGGATGAGCTCCGAGGCCACAAGGCCCTGGTGAAGCTCCGGAGCCGGCAAGAGCGAGACTTCCGGGAGCTGTACAAGAAACATCAGCGGAAGGCTGTTGCCCTCACGCGCCGGTTGCTCGACAACCTGGCCCAGGCCCGCGCGGGGAGCAGGTGCCGACAGCGGCCCGGTGTCCT AAGCGGGGAGGACGAGAGGGCAGAAGAGGAAGAGGTTAGCAGGTATCAAGAGTTCCAGAAGAAACAGGTGCAGAGTCTGCTGGAGCTGAGGGAGGCCCAGGTGGACACGGAGGCGGAGCGGAGGCTAGAGCATCTGCAGCAG GCTCAGCTGAAGCTCAGGGAGGTTGTCCTGGATGCTCACATGActcagctgaagaaactgaaggagaTAAACGAGAG GGAGAAGAAGGAACTGCAGAAGATCCTGGACAGGAAACGCCACAACAGTATCTCAGAGGCCAAGACCAGGGAGAAACACAAGAAGGAGGC GGAACTGACAGAAATTAACCGGCGGCACATCACTGAGTCAGTCAACTCCATCCGTCGG CTGGAGGAGGCCCAGAAGCAGCGGCAGGAACGCCTTGTGGCCGGGCAGCAGCAGGTCCTTCAACAGCTGGCGGAAGAGGAGCCCAAG CTGCTGGCCCAGCTGGTCCAGGAGTGTCAGGAGCAGCGGGAGAGGCTGCCCCA